The DNA window GACCGCGCCACAAAACGAAATCCGGTGGGAGAAGCACCGAAGGCTGCCGGGGCTCAGCGCGGGGCCCCCGGGAGGTAGCTGAGTACTGGGGTTCCCCACGGTCCTTCGCCACCCCACCGGTGACATGCCGTTGTTTTCAACCAggatttataaagaaaattaagaatcGACTTAAAAAATATCCCGGTTTAGGTAGAGGCACCAGCTGAGACCCAACGGGCTCGTCACACCTCTTGGTCCTGCCCCTGATCCCCTCTGCAACCAGGCTGAATTCCTCCAGGAAACGGTAATTCCTGGGGGAAAAAGAGGCAATAAAAAGCTCCTCTCCCGGCGTCACCAAATtcccagcagctgcttcagCCCTGGCCAGAGTCGAGCTGGTCATACAAGGGATCCCCTCGGCGTCATCGTCCCCTCGGGGTATGGGGGCGGCGGGACGCGGCAGCGAGCGCTCCAAAGAACCACCCGAGGTGCCGATTTTGACAAAATAAGTTTATTTCCCTTCGCTTCGTTTCTGCCAAAACCTCCcaggtctcttttttttttttttaattatttttttttatttggctgaaaaaaaaacccaaagcccccccaaaaaaaaccccaaagaaccCCCCGTTTTGCCCTCTCCCAGAGGCGACCGAGGGGCTCTTTCAACCCAGCTCGACTCCCCCGTCACCGGCTCAATAAAACAGatccccaaaaaaaacccaccctccCCCTatcccccccccatccccagccgCAAATCGGCCCCCCAAAACCGAGCCCTTGAACCCCACGACTTTCCCCCCCAAACTGAGCCCTCGAGGAAAACGCTCGCAGCTCTTAACGCCcgaggttggttttttttccccctccaccaTCTGAATTTCTGGGGTTTTAGTTTtaattcctttccctttttttttttgtgtgtggtttgttttttttgtctttttttttttaaattaatttctttatagatatatttttaaaaaaagcaatagtCCTTTGGTCCCTAAACTCTAAGGAATGATATGACTCTGAAAACAAGGAATCCGCCGTCCCTGTGCCAGTGACGAGCAGGGGGGCAGCCCGcgtcccgccgccccgctccatgggctatatatatatatatatacttatttATATATATCTTCTACAAGTCCCAACATCCTTTAATCCtcgtttttttttccccgttgtCCTCGAcgtggggaaaaagaaaatctgtttttcttcttgccaaACAAGCCGCCTCCCGGTGAAGCGCCCGAGGTCGGGCCCGTCCCATCGGCTTTGGTTTCAAGGATCCGTTCGGAGCCTTTTCGCCTCGTTTCTCCTGGGAAATCGgtagcagcaaaaaaaaagaagtgcttgaaataattaaaaaaacaccaacccgAAGGTAGATCGGAGCCCGGCTGGCCCGGGGCCGTCGGCCCTTCTCCCCCGGTGAGGGATTCGGTGAGTCCCGGCCATGGGTCTCAGCCCCGGCGCCGTATcgctctcctccctcctcatcTTCCTTGCTCGCTCGGTTCCCGTTGAGTAACAAAACGAGACcagtttggggggaaaaaatcaaaaaaagaaaagcaaagctacGACCAGAGCAGCTCTCCTCTTCGCCATATTctccatcacctcctcctcctcttcctcctcctcctcttcttcttcttcctcctcctccgagACGCGTTGCAAAGAAAGAGAGTGACGGGTTTGGACACTGCacttggggaaggggaaagttGTCAGACACGGCGGGACGCCCGACCTGCGAGAGAGAGGAGGGGCCGTTAGGGTGAGGGTGGAGGGAAGGATggagagagggatggagagggtcagagagagagggagggatggagggaaggaaggagggaaggaaggagggagggatggagggaagggtggagggaaggaaggagggagggatggagggactAATAGAGGGACTGAGGGAAAGGACAcagagagggagggatggagggaacGATGAAAGGAAggacagagagagggaaggatggCGAGAGGGATGGAAGGACcaagggagggatggagagaaggttggagagagagaaggagggaggatggacagagagagagatggagagagggacggacagagggagagagggaaggaggaaaggaatgagggaaggaaggaaggaaggaatgagggagggaaggaaggaatgagggagggaaggaaggaatgagggagggaaggacagagagggacagagcaaagggagaaggaaaagggagaaggaaaagggagaaggaaaagggagaaggaaaagggagaagggggaaggagaaggagaaggagaaggagaaggagaaggagaaggagaaggagaaggagaaggagaaggagaaggagaaggagaggagaaggagggagagagggatggagggagagagggatggagggagagagggatggagggagagagggatggagggaaggatagagagagggggaagggaTGAGGGAGGGactgagggaaggaaggagagagggaaggatggagagaggaagggatggagggacggacggagagagggaaggaggaaaggaatgagggatggagggaaggaatgagggagggaaggaaggaatgagggagggaaggacagagagggacagagcgaagggagaaggagaagggggaaggagaaggggaaggaggaggagggggaggggaaggggaaggagaaggaggagaaggggaaggggaaagagaaggagaaggagaaggagaaggagaaggagaaggagaaggagaaggagaaggagaaggagaaggagaagggagagagggatggagggagagagggatggagggagagagggatggagggagagagggatggagggaaggatagagagagggggaagggaTGAGGGAGGGactgagggaaggaaggagagagggaaggatggagagaggaagggatggagggaaTGATGGAAGGATGGAGAGAGGGATGAAGGGACCAAGGgaaggatggagaggaggacggcagagggatggagggaaggacaGAGGGAGGGACCCAAACCCCCCTTTGAAGCCCCCGCACAGCCGGCTGCGGTGGCCCCCACGCACACTCGAGGACAATCCTGGAGCGACGGCGGCACCCGCGAGGCTTTAGGTGAGCCCAGCCCCACCGCCGGGCGCCctggggcagcgcggggggcagcagggccaggcCCCCCCGTCTACCCCCCTACCTCTCCGCAGGGCCAGGGGGAGCAGGGGTCAGTAGGGTCTGTTGGCGTCTTTCGGCCGCTTTAGCTGCACTTTTAGCCTCTTCATGCCGATCTGGAAGCCGTTCATGGCCTGAATGGCTGCCTGAGCGCTCGTGGGATTGTCAAAACTGACGAAacctggagggcagggacaagGTGACAGAGGAGTTTGTCACTGTCAGTGTCACAGGTCGCTGCTTCGCTTCAATCACGGTGTGGAAATCCCGCAGGATGCTCCTGCGAGCGGCCTCGGGTGAAGCCCCAggttggggagggagagggggatgTTGGGGTAACAGTGGTGGGCTGATGGCATCTCTGGGGACACCAAGGTCCGTGGGGACACTGGGGTAAGAGGGACATAGGGACACCGGAACGGTCTCTGGGGACACCGAGGTGATGGGGTCTGTGGGCTCATAGGACACCTAGGTGACAGGGTCTGCAAAGACACCGAGGTGATGGGGCCTCCTGGGGTGACAGGGTCCATGGGGACATCAAGGTGAGCAGGTCTGTGGGGACACCAAGGTGACAGGGTCTGTAGGGACACCAAGGTCTGCAGGTCTGTGGAGATACCAGAGTGACAGGGTGTGGGGACACCTGGGTGATGAGGTCTGGGGACACCAGGGTGATGGGAGTTGTGGGGCCACCAAGGTGACACAGGCTACAAGGGACACTGTGGTGACAGGTCTGCAGGCCAGAGCGTGCTGGTGGCAGCGGTGGCACTCAGAGCAGCCATGGCAGTGGCAAGCGGTGACCAGCCCTCCCTGGCAGGCAGGTGGGCAGGTCACAagaggggacagcagcagggTATGTCCTTCTGTCCTGGCATGGTGCGGGACAAAAAACTGCCCTTTGTCCCCAGGATGGACAGCCATGTTGCTCCAGCCACCGTGCGGCTTTGGTCACCCGTTGGTGACTGAAGGGTGAGAGCCTTTGGGAGacagcagggagagctggacCTCTgagctggggacactggggagaGCTGGACCCCTGAGCTGGGGACATTGGGGAGAGCTGGACCCCTGAGCTGGGGACATCAGGGAGAGCCGGACCCCTGAGCTGGGGACATCAGGGAGAGCTGGACCCCTgagctggggacactggggagaGCTGGACCCCTGAGCTGGGGCCATTGGGGAGAGCTGGATCCCTGAGCTGGGGCCATTGGGGAGAGCTGGACCCCTGAGCTGGGGACCAGGGAGAGCTGGACCCCTgagctggggacactggggagaGCTGGACCCCTGAGCTGGGGCCATTGGGGAGAGCTGGACCCCTGAGCTGGGGACATTGGGGAGAGCTGGACCCCTGAGCTGGGGACATTGGGGAGAGCTGGAGCTGCAAGGTGGGGACATCAGGGAGAGCTGGACCCCTGAGCTGGGGACCAGGGAGAGCTGGACCCCTgagctggggacactgggaagAACTGGACCCCTGAGCTGGGGACATTGGGGAGAGCTGGACCCCTGAGCTGGGGACATTGGGGAGAGCTGGAGCTGCAAGGTGGGGACATCAGGGAGAGCTGGACCCCTGAGCTGGGGACCAGGGAGAGCTGGACCCCTgagctggggacactgggaagAACTGGACCCCTgagctggggacactgggaagAACTGGACCCCTgagctggggacactggggagaGCCGGACCCCTGAGCTGGGGACATCAGGGAGAGCCGGACCCCTGAGCTGGGGACCAGGGAGAGCTGGAGCTCCAAGGTGGAGACAACAGGGAGAGCCAGACCCTGAGCTGGGACGTCGGTGAAAGCCGGACCCCTGAGCTGGGATGTCAGGGAGAGCAGGACGCCCAAGCTGGGGACTGGAGAGAGCTGGACCTCCaagctggggacactggggagaGCCAGATCCCTGAGCTGGGGACCTGGGAGAGTTGGACTCCAGAGCTGGGACATCGGGGAGAGACGGACCCCTGAGCTGGGGACATCGGGGAGAGCTGAACCCCTGAACTGGGACATCAGGGAAAGCTGGACCCTGAACTGGGACATCAGGGAAAGTTGGACCCCTGAACTGGGACATCGGAGAGAGCCAGACCTCTGAACTTGGGACATCAGGGAGAGCTGGACCCCGAGCTGGGACATCGTCGAGATCTAGACCCCTgagctggggacactggggagtGCTGGACCCCGAGCAGGGACATCGGGGAGACCCACCCACCAGGACTTACCAAAGCATTTACTCTGGTTGGTGGCACGGTCCACAAAGACTTTGGCGGAGATGACATTGCCGAAAGGCAAGAACATCTGCGTGAGCTCCGCGTCCCCGAACTCCTGGGGCAGGTGATAAATAAACAGGTTACAGCCCTCGGGACCTGGGTGACACACAAAGGACAGCCGCACGTGAGCCGCGAGGCGGGGGCCACCCCGCAGAGGGGAGCGAGGAGCCGCCGGCCCTGCGTCGGggtgtcccccccagcccctcaccttcTCGCTGCTGCTGCGGGATGATGGGTGCTTGCTGGGGAAAGGCTTGGCTGATGGGTGCGTAGGCGGTGGGGTACGCTGCTGGAAGAGAGAGGGACGTGGAGCTGACACCCCAGCACCCGCCACAGCCCTGGGGACGGGGGGTACAGGGATGTCCCCTGCTGCCACCCTTGATGGAGGTGCCTctcctgccccggggctgctggctctgcccttCCCATCCCTGCCGGCACGGCCGGGGTGCAGGAATGGCTCTCCCAGGAGGGACACTGGTGGCAGCAGTAACATGCCCTCAAGGTTGAGGAAAACCAGCACTTTTGGGTGAAAAATCAACAATTGGGGGGtccaaaatttgtttttctgttgaaaagctGACAATTAGTGCTTCGAATTAAATGACTGCTGGGCTTGACGTACTTCCACAGGATGCTCTGACTCCCTTCTCTCCTCATCCCACCTCCCCAGCCAGCAGATTCGGCCACGTGACAAACACCCGAGGATTTCTGATGTCTCGGTGCCTCCGTGGCCACCTCTACCAGCGGGCTGGATGTCAGCAGGATCCAGCACGGAGCTGGCTCTCCATCACCACCCAAACCTCACCCTCTCTCCTAGGTACCACCACCCCCCACGGAGTTATCTCAGCCCAGTGGGCATTAAAAGTCACTTTCCTCCACTGAAAACTTACACGGGGGGGCCATGCCGGCCGTTGGGGACGAGGGGATGGTGCTCTGCATCAGCGTCACCCCCACGGCTGCTCCTGCCAGGGTACGGCACCCAACGCTCATCCCATTAACCCATGCCCAAGCACGCTGCCCCAGATCCTATGGTTCAACCCCAAGGTGACGTTCAACCCCCCAGAAATCAGGGTGAGGAGCAAAAAGGGGAGCGAGGGAAGAAGGTTGAGACCTGCATAGTGCTGCATGCCTGCGTAGGCTTGCTGGAGGGGATCGGCCACCGTGGGGCTTTgagctggggagagaggaaaaaaaaagggagaaggaagagaaaataagcaaGACAAACGCGGAGATGAGCATCTCCGAcggggcagagctgctcccctctGAGGGCACCGCAGAGGCGGCGATGCCACGGGAGGAGGGATCTGGGTGAGGCTCGAGGAGGGATTTGGGTGAGGGTGGGCACACAGCTGGTTCATCCAGCACCTTCCCGGGGTGGGGAGCACCCCCGGCGCCCGTCCCCAACCCCGGGGGGCCATGGCGGAggtcccccagccccgggcaggcTGCGAGGAGCTTTACCTGGGTAGGGGTGGATGCCGTTGGTGTAGATGGTGTCGGAGGCGGGCTGCCCGTTGGTCTGGGGCGGCAGCGGGCTGAAGCCGTTCACGCCGATCGGCGTGGCGATGCTGGGCACGGGCGCCGTGCTGATGCCGGGGGGGGTGCTCGTGCCTGCGGGATGGAGGCGTCAGCGCCGGTAACCCCCTCGCTGGGGATGCTCGGGGGGGGCAAATGGAGGGGGGGTCGTACCTGAAgagggggtgaggggggcaGCCACGAGCCCGCTGACGTTGAAGGCGGCCATCTGCTGCATCTGGGCGGCGGCGATGGCGGCCATGGGGTTGAGGCAGGTCCCCTGCGCGGCCGCCATCAGGGCCGCCTGCTGCTGCATGATCTTAAGGGaagaaaggggggggggaagggggaaagcaagcggggggggagcaggagaggatAAATCAGCATCCCCTCTTTGCACCCACGCGTGGGGGGCTCAGAGGGGTAAATGCCACCCGCTGCCGGGCCCGGGGACAGGAGGAGGTCTAGGTGATGCTAAAATAGGTGACCACTGCACCCTACAGCCGTGCCACCCTCACCCCTGGAGGTGAAGCCCTCCGTTGTGCGCCCAAATGGGGATACACCAACCCTGACCGGCACCAGCACAATTCCACGCAGGTTTCGCAGGCAAACCTCCCCCCCACAATCACAGGGCTCCCCAAAAACCCGCAGCTCCCACCCGGCGCCAGCTCCTACCGCTTGCGTGTAGGCCCCGTAGGCTCCGAACTGGATGGTCATGGGGTTGAAGATGCCCAGCTGCCCCGCCATCTGGTGCATCCGCCGCAGGGTCCTCTCCTTATCCGTGTCCGCAAACTTCACCACCAAGCTGGATGAGGCACCCTGAgaagggggcaggggggagatgATGGGGCTGACAGCGAGACCCCCCAATGCCCCTAAAACATCCCCCCGCTCTGGAAAAGGACCCGCTGGCTCGCAGCGACCGCAGAACCCTTGGCCCCGGGGACGCTGCCCGCCTTGGCAGCAGCAACCAGCGATCGATACGAGGTTTAATTATAGCCGGTTTATTTTCCCCGGCGGCAGCTCCCTGacctctgtttccttttttttttttcccttcctcgTTCACTATTCTGACCTTCGGCGTTAATTAAACAGCCCCTTTTCTCCAGCGCAGAGGGAATTAGCCCTGCACgctcacctcccccccccgccgcgaGGCTCAGCGCCCAGGCAAGGATGAACCTCGGGGTGATCCGGCCAACAAATTGCCCGTCTGTAGGATTTTGATCCAATTAGACAGAGGATCAAATTAGCTGGCGACTGGCTCACGCAGGGGCAGGGCGAACGCGCGGCGCTTACCGGCATGGTCTGGCTGCCGTGCAGGCTGGTGATGGCAGCCTGGGCCTCGGCGTGGCTGCCGTACTTCACAAAGGCACAACCTAAGGGCAGAGAAGGGGACAAAGGAGAGGGTGGATTTGGGCGCTGTGGGAGCCAGCGCGGCCCGGCCGGCGGCTCCCACCCTCGTGGGGTGCTCCCCCGGCGCCCCAAAACCCACCTTTGCTGGCCCCGTCGGGCCCGCGGAGGATGGTGCACTCCTCGATCTGGCCGAAGGGCTCGAAGAGGCGTCGGACGTCGTCCTCGctctgctgcttccccagcATGCCCACAAAGAGCTTCCtgtcttctaaaataaaacaaccccGTAGGAGAGCGGGATGTCACTCACCGCCCCATCCCGGGGGGTCTGTGGAGGGGAGAGAGGCGGGGATGCGGCGGTGAGGACGCAGGGTTATCACCTCCATCCTACAAAACTCCCAGTGAAAAAACCTCCCCTGGAGGGAAATTGCTGAGGGGTGAAGGTGGGAAGAGCTGGCTCAGAGCTGGGGCTTTTCCAGGGGATGGAGGAGCCGGTTCCCCCCGGCACCGACGCGGGATGCGGCCGGGAAACAAAGAGCCCGCAAACCAGCGGTGATCGCCTCGTGTGATCGACTCGGAGAACAACCTGCAGGCTCCGGCCGTGCCCAGGGGACGTAAATAACCCCCACGCGAGCGAGGGGAGAGTAAATAATGAGGATTTCATGATTATTACCAGCATCTGTCTTGCGCGGCCGCGCGCTCCCGCCGCGCGCTAATGGCACTCGACAAAGAAAATAAGGTGCCCTGTCAGGGAGCGTTGCcggggaaataaataaataacggCAGGAGACGATTAATGCTCCGTCCGTTAAAGGTACCGGGAAAATTAGTTGAGGGAATAGGGCTCCTGTGCTGGCTGGTTAAACATAAACCAGCTCCCGGCGAAGGCGGCTGCAGGCTCGGCGGGCTCGGGGGGGCCGGAGCCGGGCGCTCGAGCTCACCCATCGATTTTTAATCCTCCCCCAATTACGCTCCGTAAGTGGGTAATTTATTTGCCGGGTTCCTCCGGGACCGGTTGGCCTCGTGTTTAATAACGTGTTTTGAACGGGGGGATATTCGCCCCCGGCCGTCCCGCCGAGGGCACGTGGCCCCACGCGAGCGTCCCGGCGTGCCCACGTGCCCGGCGCTTGCCCACAGCACCAGGATCTTGGGGGGTTTGAGCCAATTCTTGTGATTTTGCCCCCAAATTATCAACTTAGATTGTTGCAAATGCTCACGGGGAATTCGGGGGGTGGGTTGTGTTTGAGAGGGGCTCGGGCCACGTGTGGCCGAATCCTGCACGCCGGCTCTGCTGGGGTCCCCACAGGCAGCTGCGGGGGGGTGATCATGTTGTTTGAAGGTGCTGTTGGTGAACATGACATCAGGACACCCACGATATGACATCACGACGTCGGGATGCTCACGATATGACATCACGACGTTCTCAGCGTGGCGTCAGGACGATCCCCCTCAGCTGAGCGGGCAGGAGAGCCGAGATCGCGTTCGCTCTGCGTGATGCCACCTCCAAAGGC is part of the Nyctibius grandis isolate bNycGra1 chromosome 11, bNycGra1.pri, whole genome shotgun sequence genome and encodes:
- the CELF6 gene encoding CUGBP Elav-like family member 6, which encodes MKDHDAIKLFVGQIPRNLEESDLKPLFEEFGRIYELTVLKDRFTGMHKGCAFLTYCARDSALKAQSALHEQKTLPGMNRPIQVKPADSEGRGEDRKLFVGMLGKQQSEDDVRRLFEPFGQIEECTILRGPDGASKGCAFVKYGSHAEAQAAITSLHGSQTMPGASSSLVVKFADTDKERTLRRMHQMAGQLGIFNPMTIQFGAYGAYTQAIMQQQAALMAAAQGTCLNPMAAIAAAQMQQMAAFNVSGLVAAPLTPSSGTSTPPGISTAPVPSIATPIGVNGFSPLPPQTNGQPASDTIYTNGIHPYPAQSPTVADPLQQAYAGMQHYAAAYPTAYAPISQAFPQQAPIIPQQQREGPEGCNLFIYHLPQEFGDAELTQMFLPFGNVISAKVFVDRATNQSKCFGFVSFDNPTSAQAAIQAMNGFQIGMKRLKVQLKRPKDANRPY